The Populus nigra chromosome 4, ddPopNigr1.1, whole genome shotgun sequence genome contains the following window.
ACAAATATGTTTAAAACTCTATTGTCCATCAAGTAACCACCACCACTTGgcacaattctcaataaattaaagaacATTACACACCAACTATTTATCTGGCTTGTCTTGTTTTGTATGAAAGTCTCTCCACGCAGTTTTATGTATCTAGTAGAGATTTGTATTAATAACgatgatgttttaaaatctaaaatactaaataagggtttcttttagttttttttatagagaataATAACGgtttcatattaatattatatttttaagagtttAAGAAGTTGATAATTTGGTGATAGAACATTCAGCAActgcaaaatagtttttttttaatgaattttaagaattattcaactataaaaacaataacttttaataaataattgtaataaatgagggaataaactttaaaatcttacaaataaaaatatttgtttttaattatacctGATAAATACTCTGCAagaataaaaatccaaacaaaaaataaaaaaaattataaacttttcaTCTGAATAGTTTAGAGgtatatataacttttcaacTTTGTTATATTACTTGAATAGAAAGGTCAGAacacccttttattttaataatattaataaaaaataaatatcttttatataatattaatgacATATAGATACCCATTACACAATATATTAATGAGGGGTGGTAGGCACCATCTTTCCTGTAGATAGGCCAACATATTCAACCTTTCTTCATTCCTGTGACTGTGAGGGCTATTCGCTCAAAATTTTAACTAGTTcaggaaaaatagaaaaagaaacaattgtCCCCGAAATTTTAATGTTATCTGTTCAAACCACCTAGCTATTTCAAGCACCAGAGGTTAATAAAGCGCGCCTGATTAGCAGACAGGCCTGTGCTTATCTCAGCCTCAGCTCATCCCGAATCATGAACCGAGCGAAACTTGATGGACCCTTTACCGCCACTTTATCATCATGGTGCCCTCATACTACAGCACCGGGATTCTGCCACgtgtaaaaacaaagaaacgcATCAGCCTTGAGCCCCAACCCAatgccagccagccagccagcttGGACCCTTCATAAAAGCGCGGTGGTCTCACGTCGTTAAGATGACCGTTTTCTTTTACGGGGAGTTGCGATTTAGGAAAGCAATGTGTAGTTCTCCTGTTTGGGCGGCAGGATTTGGTTTCACTTTTACCCTTACAAATGGCGGGAGAATGAAGCGGGTAAATttgccatttttatttttttttgatattttatcaaattggtGATGGGAGACTCTCCAGGTTTTGTCCTGATAAAATTACAGTTTAACCAATCAATTCAGTCATTGATACACACTACCGATTTTTTTCTACCCGGTAGGGTGATAAAAAAATCACGTTTTATAAATCATGCCAATTCGAACAAGAAGCCAACCATAGCCAAAGCTTAAAAGCGATGATTCTTTCGACattgctatttttctttttaaatattcattCTACAACACCAATATGATAATTtcacaattttttaaatataaaatgtcTGTTAATTTGAAAGTAATTTCCACGCTATGGTAAGAAgactaaaaatgttttttttataaaaaaataggtatAAGGAAATTTAATGAATAACCGAACTAATCCACAATTCCTTTCCTTCAATCCCGTGAATCAAAATTCCTAATTCCTGAATTGCAAATCCTAATCCCTTCTTCCTCGACAACTCTTCTTCCTCGGTTGCTCCTCCTTCACAGCCACTTTCTTCCTCCTCAAACTCAAGGTTGCAGGCTCGTCTTTGGAGGCATCTAAGCAAGAAGCTCGCGGCAGCACTTATTTGGTGTTGTGGTTGGATCGTAATCGCGAAGGAGAAAATGCATGCTTATCTAGAGAAGGAAATGTGACCTAGAGATAAGTTGGCTTCAAAATCTTTCCAGCTACGAGCACTTCAGGGGTTTTTTGCTTATCTAGAGAAGGATGTAACGAGACAGGCGACCCATATTTTCCAAGGAATCCCTTTCGAACGATCCACGAGATCAAGTCCACCCTGTGGACTCGGCCACCCAGGAGTTAGGATCAGAGAAAAGAAATGCAGTATCACAGGCCGCAGCAAAGTCTGTGTATGCCACCCACAGCCATCTCCCCACCATTCTTGAATCATCCTCACACTCCTACCAACCACTCTTGGTCTACTTCCATTACAAaccaattcttaataaaaacgAATCCTCCgtaaataaaataaccaaatatcATGCTATGCGCGCACCATTTGGGAATCCAATGTTGCTATGCGCGCACCATTTTCTCCCCGCAGACCAAtattcacaaaaacaaacatatattttatagcAAACAAAAGAAACGCAACCGCCATTTCAGTCCAGTGGacctttgttttttaagatggaAATCACTGTGACATTACTTTGGTGCCAGCAGGGAGACTTTGTAGCCTGGACTCATCCCTAAACGGCGGCGCATTATCAGGACATTGTCTTGAATAAGTGGGCCAACTACACAGTCTTGAATATTCAGGACTTCACTCTGTCTGGCCCGGCTCAAGTCTGGGCCTAATTGTTAGGTCAAAACTTCCGCCACCTGTTGCAGAATTATTCAGATATATTAGAAGCAAGCAGCAGACCTGTCAGCTCCTGTTTAATGCGATTTCGCatcctaaatattttaatgcCCGTAAAGAGATTTccgtttattttatgttattttcctcCCAAAGCTTTCTTGTTCCAATGTACAATATTTGTGGGATTTCCCTAATTGATTTATTGGATTAATgaaacattttaataaaaaaatatggataatgaattacaattaaaaacCTGTGAGCATCTATTCGTTCACGGCTTGGTATTCGTTTTTATCGCAACAAGTAGAGTTATCATCATAGAACAGATTCTCCcatcaaaattacaaaacagaTGCAAATCATTAGCAAAACTTCCAAAGTTAAAACAATCACCACATTCAGGAACCTAACCTAAACAATTTCTGTCACTATTTCTACGTTCACGAATTTCAAACATGGAGagactaaaaaggaaaaaagaaaagaagggagtGATGGGACGGGGAAGGTGATCAGCCGTAAAGAATCCAAACATACTAGCTTCATATTGTATCGATCTTGGAACTGCGAGCCAAATAACATAAATGAGCATGAGAGTGAGAACAATTCGACTGCAATTTCATGATCTGTAGATACATtatggaaataaaataaaatggatacAAACAAGCCGGGCGTTGCTATTGCTCGACATTCAGTGAATTTTCAATGCGTTGGATGAGCTGATCTTTAGTCAAAGCACCCTCCTGCAAAAATCAGAACCAAGATCGCTATAAAACTCAAACCAGCAAACAGTTAACAGTAAGTGGCCATAGAACAAGAAGCATTAGAACTAGGAAAACTGAAAACAATGTACATTATAAAGTTGAGGGAGGTGAATCCCTCTCCTCTAATGGACGCAGGCCTTGTGGTCAACATGCAAATCTTTATCCTCTCTTTGATTCTTGTTGTGCAGTTTACTTGTAAGGAATAACCTAAAGATCACAATTGACTTAATAATTCAAAACCAAGTTCTGAAACAGACGCATGTTCCTAGGCACAGGAGAGTAAAGGGCCCCACTTCCTTGATTGTCTGACAAACAAGATTTATGCATTTCAGTAGCATCCATGCAGAAAAAATTGTTTCCAAAATCTAGGATAAACCTAAACAATTTGAAAACGTTCACTGTAGTTTTCTATTTGGAAAACACCACGCTTGAACATAAAATCCATTTTCACtagttcaaaaataaaatccatttgtCTCCTCTGCGGCAAATATTTCATGGCCCTAATTCAACAACTGAATACGTCTCGGGACATAAAGCTACTTTAACTTGAGAACAAACAAAAACTACTTCAACTTACAAAACGATCATAAGGCTTTCCATCCTTGAATATGATAAAAGTAGGCAAGGCCTCTATTCTGTATTTATCAGCAATGCTAGGATATTTCTCAGTGTCGATTTTCACCACCTGGACCGTGTCTTCCAGGACAGCACTGACTTCATTTAGAATTGGAGCCATAAATTGACAGGGACCACACCTGCACACCACAAGTTAGCTTCACTTCTATCAATTGAGATTCCAAATCATTCCAAAACGGTAAACATCTGCTTATCTTAAAAGATCCTTATCTATCACCAAGCTACTCAGTAGCCTAAAATTCATAACCTTATCAATCAGAAGGTTAATCCCAGCTAAAaatacatgcaagaaaatttctCCTAAGACTAGCTTATTAACTCCTCTTATATGATTCtatatgcataaataaaatGGTGGATCCGCAAAGTATCAGTTTTGAAGTTTAGATAACTACACAGAACCTCCACTTATGACATCATAATGTAAGGGGATAATACAACGAGAAAtctaaaaagaagagaaaatatgTAAATTACCAGGTTGCATAAAAGTCAACCAAAACAGGTTTGTCAGACTTTTCTAGCAACTCATCTAAGGTGGAAAAAGTTTGCTTCTTTGCTGCAATCTGCGattatcatttgaaaaaaataaaatcattacatTAGGAATAAATAGCAGTTTCGACTTGATAGCTCAGCCACACGACAAAAGCATCACATAAAGCCAGTGTCAACAATTCAATCAAAGTCAGAATGACTGTTCTTGTCCATTGCTTACTTTAtaacaaacacaataaaataggaaaaaatacAGACTAATATTGGGGagaaccaaaatataaaaaaggattgaatCTCGTGGTTGTTAATGAAACCTACAGCCATAGCATAATCAAATGCATCTGAGCAATGACAGTTGCCCCATAATGAACATGCATCAAATATCTTACGAGTTTCTCTCAAACATCCGAACTCTAAAAAATTTGCATATGAGCTACTCTATCACCCACAATATGTTTAACTCAAAATGACCCCCGTTAGTCTCTGTTTAAAAAATCATGGTTAAAGGATAATGGGAATGACAGTTAAACCATTGGAGATAGCAACTAAAACACAGATAGTTATCATGGTTACAATCATCAGGAGATAACTAACCACTAGAGAATTTCATAACAATGACTACCAAAACTATCAGTAACAATAGAAACTGAGAACAAAGATGTCAAAGGTAGAAGGAAAGTCCTAAATGTCAAGTCATTTCTTCTCAGAATTAATTCAGTTCCACATCAGGGAAATAAACTAAATGGGACACAATTTCAGCCACCATAGCAACATCATCCAAATCTCATTCATTCTGTTTTTTCACAGAAGCTaaatatttaaggataatttCTAAACTTACAAGAAATCAAAGGGCCAATTTCTATCTCTTCAAATCGACCTAACCCAACAAGCAAACTTGAAGAGAGGGATTTTCTCAAAAACATGACAAGAAGGATGCTAGTATCACCCAGCCATTTGGATGTAGCTAGTTCAAACATATTCCGTACCATGCGAATATGTGATTCACAAAACCAGTCAAGAGTAACACGTGAATATGTTATTCACAAAACCAGTCAAGAGTAACGTATAATCACATCTGAACATGGACATGGGAACTGTAATTTCTGACTCACCACATCTCCTATCATCAGTAATTTTGCTTATCCTCTCCTCAGAATGAGGCGCTCTTGCCTCATAACCTACTTCTAATACATTTGTATTTATTCTATCTGTCATTCCTTGTGAGATTACACTTAGGCAAACAAAAATCTTTGTATTATAGGGGAAATTTGACGGTTTTATGTTAGAATAAGTACTTTTGTGGGATCAGGTTACCAAGCAGCAACAGGAAACATTGTACAAGTGGAAAGGAAAGTAAAGCAAGATAAACAATCACCTAAGTGGAGAACAAAGATGATGACTTGCCCTCCAAACATACAAGAAGAATGGTTgggaattttttaataaaagaggtggagaaaggaaaggaaaaagaagctACGGttggaataaattttttatggagAAAAATCTTCTGGAAAAACTTGAGTTTTCTGAACATGCGAGAATGCTATGGCTAAAATGATTTTGAGTTTGCTTGGACGTGTGTGGCTAGAATAATTTGCATGCCTATTGATGATGAACTAcatttaaatcttgatttttgaaTTGTGGAGGGCGTTGCATTTGAAATTTGAAGGGGAACACACATGCTCTTCTCACTGATCATTTGAGAGAAGCTCAATGGTGCTTTTTCATGTCAGCGTCCATTTCTTCCACTTTGTTATTTTATCTGTCTTCTTCATTTctcatatatgtatattttttttcaggcCTTCCAAATGCATGCCACGTCTGTAAATAGGTGGGAAGTTGAGAAAGAGAACATACATATGCATATATCCCTTACTAAGAAGGAACAAGGAACTTGAGGAGTCTAGAAAGGTTTGCGTAGAACTTCAAAGCAATTATCATACCACACAACAATAAATGATAGAGATACTAATTTTCCTCAAGTAATGGCAATGTGTGAAGAAATGATAGGGGTTTGAGAAGAACTTGCATCTATTAAAAGGAAGGCCATGGAAGACCATACTACATTGGCTACCCTCGGACTGAGTTTACTTTTGTTCATGAACAACTATCCAAGTTACGGGAGATTAGGAGTAACCCCAAGGAGTTTTGTGCCTTTTATATCATGACAATGTAGACGACGAGCTGTTGCTTCCGATAGGAAATGTCCACTTTGACAACAGTGTTAAGAGGAACACCATGGACCTCTCAAGTGCATTTTATACTGGTGTTGTTCCTGGCTATGATGGGATTTTTCCTAATCATGCTGAAGTCGCAGCCTGCAGGGAATACCTTCCACGTGGAGGAAATTAGCTTCTAGCTTCTCTTGCTTGTATCTAGTTtcattgatgtttttgttttctcccCATTGCATGTGGTTGTGGTGCTTATATTCTAATTTCCcgatgtactttttttttaaataaaaaactttgtaTCATTTTGTCTTGAATTTGATATTGTTGGTGTGTAAAATGGAGATAAACACCTAAAAATCAATCACTACTCGTAGAGAATCTACCAAAATAATCATGGAAATGTGGAGACTTCATACCAATCACAGGGACAAACTTGGAGACAATGGAGAAAATTTGGAGTTAAAATAGAAGTAATAAGATAGATAGCTTGGGGCATAATGGTGACAAAAGAGAAGTGAATTCTCTTAGATCAAGTATAAAATGAGTAGaactagtatatatataatggacAAAAACTGGTTAGAGAAATTTCTTCATCACAACAACAAGGAGAAATAAAAAGACCTGGAGTTTGATGTGTTTAGTGAAAGTATATCTTAATTCTTAAGGTGGTCAGAGTGGCACAAATGGAATGGTTTTTTCCTTCCCTGTTCTGTAGATGGTAGGTGTTAGCATTTCTTCTTAATAAGCCATCTTATTTTAGAGccaacttttcttttccttcagcACTCCTTGTTGCCCTTAGTTTCCTCAATGCGCTATCTCCTACTTTCTTCTACTTTCTTTTGTTCAGTTTCTTATGAGAAACGGGGCTGCCTATGCACAGGGCATGCTATTGAAAACCGGAGACATATTTTGTGGATGAACAGGGAGAGAGTCAGAGTTGTTGTTGGGTAGCTAAAACAGCTTCTATGAGTGCTATCATTTACTGACCAAGTTGTTGGAGGTTAATTGGAGTTGATAAGGATAGTGAAAGGTCTGTGACTCTTTATGTTTCCATGTTATCAACCATGAAAGATCTCAAATCAGGTACCAATGAAGGATGAGAAATGTTTGGATAGAAAATGAACAAGGGTTTAGTTCAATTCCCACAAACGACAATACTAATGAAATCGAGAAAAACCTCAATGAATCTCTGAGTTTTTTCATGGCTGATAATGAACTGGGTTGCACTTGTGGATTGGTGttacttttaaaacaaactCTTTAATGCTTAagtcagttttttaatttgattatttgagCAATAAGCAGGTAAaagattctaaaaaataaatgggaTGTTTTTGCTGTGTGTTCTGGAGAAATAAATCTCCTGCCATTGAAGT
Protein-coding sequences here:
- the LOC133691111 gene encoding thioredoxin Y1, chloroplastic-like, which codes for MEISYLSASTIPSLNTPNSTSNYSSKISSFSSLQFPVQLHRLQFRKRWITSPSRPPILPVIAAKKQTFSTLDELLEKSDKPVLVDFYATWCGPCQFMAPILNEVSAVLEDTVQVVKIDTEKYPSIADKYRIEALPTFIIFKDGKPYDRFEGALTKDQLIQRIENSLNVEQ